In Centropristis striata isolate RG_2023a ecotype Rhode Island chromosome 5, C.striata_1.0, whole genome shotgun sequence, a single genomic region encodes these proteins:
- the bcl2l1 gene encoding bcl-2-like protein 1, with product MSQNRELVVFYINYKLDQRNYPLNHMGLIEPPNRTDGGEAGVEEEQRVATHANGTFNGTSPGTPPASPLRQQRLPSTTSLDAIKEALRDSANEFELRYARAFSDLHNQLHITPATAYQSFENVMDEVFRDGVNWGRIVGLFAFGGALCVECVEKEMSPLVGRIIEWMTVYLDRHIQPWIQSQGGWERFAEIFGQDAAAESRRSQESFKKWLLAGMTLVTGVVVGSLIAQKRL from the exons atgtcTCAAAACAGAGAACTCGTGGTTTTCTACATAAACTATAAACTGGACCAGAGAAACTATCCTCTCAACCACATGGGTCTCATAGAGCCTCCCAACAGGACTGATGGAGGGGAGGcaggggtggaggaggagcagcgggTAGCGACGCACGCCAACGGGACTTTTAATGGCACGAGTCCCGGGACCCCACCGGCGTCTCCGCTGCGGCAGCAACGGTTGCCATCAACGACAAGCCTGGACGCGATTAAAGAGGCCCTCCGAGACTCGGCCAACGAGTTCGAGCTGCGGTACGCCCGCGCCTTCAGCGATCTGCACAACCAGCTGCACATCACGCCGGCCACGGCCTACCAAAGCTTCGAGAACGTGATGGATGAGGTGTTTCGGGACGGGGTCAACTGGGGCCGCATCGTAGGGCTTTTTGCTTTCGGCGGGGCGCTGTGCGTGGAGTGCGTGGAGAAAGAGATGAGTCCGCTGGTGGGCAGGATCATTGAGTGGATGACGGTCTACCTGGACAGACACATTCAGCCCTGGATCCAGAGCCAAGGAGGATGG GAGCGCTTTGCTGAAATCTTCGGGCAGGACGCGGCGGCAGAGAGCAGGAGGTCTCAGGAGAGTTTCAAGAAGTGGCTGCTGGCGGGGATGACCCTGGTGACCGGAGTGGTGGTGGGCTCGCTCATCGCCCAGAAACGCCTGTAA